DNA sequence from the Methanolobus sp. ZRKC5 genome:
GGATGGCCTGTATTAAAAGGTCAGGTCCTTTCTGGTAATTCATCCTTCCCACGAAAAGGATAACAGGGGCGTATGGGTGTATTCCATATTCTGATTTGACCTTGCCAGGGTCCACATCCATTTGCATCTTATTTTCGTGTATTCCGTTAGGTACAATTGATATCTTTTCATCAGGTATTTGATAAAGGTGCTGTATCTCATTTTTGAAAATAGTGGATGTGGCTATTACAAGGGATGATTCATATCCACCTTGCCATTCGCGGTGACTGATCTCCATGGCTTCCCACCAGTTGACATGTTGATTCCCGTTTCTTCCCCATTCTGTGCTGTGATAGGTGATCACAAAAGGAATATTATATTCCTCTTTCAATCTGCATACCAAGTTCACAGGATGCCAGTCATGCACGTGTGTCAGGTCAAAATCGCCAAAAGTTTCAGAGGCATCAACAAAAGCTGTATACATGGCATCACACATGCTGTTCATCTGTTGTATTATGCCACCTTCAAGAGCGTGGTACACACGGTGATAATGCACATCATTGATTATCTCATAGGGGAGCATGTCTTTGTTTCGGGTGAATATATGGATGTCATGTCCCATCAATGCCAGAGCTTCTGATAACTCGGTCACATGAGGGGCCAGTCCTCCAACTTTCACGGCATTAAGGCTTTCCCATGAGAACATAGCTATTCGCATTTTTTCTTTCATTGGATCACTTCTTCTGACATGTGTTCCTATGCTTTCTCCAGCAGGTATTCAACAGCTATTTCCGGAGGCATTGAATTGATGTATATTTCCGTGTTCTTCTCAAAACCAGCTTCAATTGACGTTACCGGTGCTATACGGATGTTGAAATGGTAACTCAGGTCATGTTCTATCTGGAAGAACATGTAATTGTATGCCAGTTCAGGTATTGTCCTGTCCAGAAATGAAACTGCTGTCCTGATGCAGTCTCCAAGGCTCAGGAGCATTTCATCACTAAAGGCTGATATATGATTCACATGCTTTTTTGGAAGTATCCACGTCTCATAAGGCACTCTGGAAAAATATGGCGCTATCAGGATGAAATCAGCATTTTCATATACCTTTCTTTCTTTTCCAGTTTCCTTTTCCACGATCTTACAGTAAGGGCAGTTTTCCAGT
Encoded proteins:
- a CDS encoding glycosyltransferase family 4 protein, with protein sequence MKEKMRIAMFSWESLNAVKVGGLAPHVTELSEALALMGHDIHIFTRNKDMLPYEIINDVHYHRVYHALEGGIIQQMNSMCDAMYTAFVDASETFGDFDLTHVHDWHPVNLVCRLKEEYNIPFVITYHSTEWGRNGNQHVNWWEAMEISHREWQGGYESSLVIATSTIFKNEIQHLYQIPDEKISIVPNGIHENKMQMDVDPGKVKSEYGIHPYAPVILFVGRMNYQKGPDLLIQAIPEVLASRWDAKFVIIGEGEMRPECEGIASELNIHDSCHFLGYVDESVKKKWMNACNLICVPSRNEPFGIILLEAWDVSKNIVATNAISLIDNFKDGVIVYQKPESIAWGIKHVFDNYTDDQLGKEGKKLIGTKYNWNNIAEMTVKVYSNMIM